The Tachyglossus aculeatus isolate mTacAcu1 chromosome 27, mTacAcu1.pri, whole genome shotgun sequence genomic interval acttggcagctgggcgactttgggcaagtcgcttcccttccctgtgcctcagttccctcatctgtcaaatggggataaagattgggagccccacatgggacaacctgatcaccttgttctcccccccccccacccagcgcttagaacagtgcttcgcacatagtaagtgcttaacaaataccacgattattattataaggtgcaaagcactcgactaagcgcttgggagcgtgcaatacaacaataaatcttttagactgtgatcatctttatctactgtgagcccactgttgggtagggactgtctctaaatcaatcaatcgtatttattgagcgcttactgtgtgcagagcactgtactaagcgcttgggaattacaagttggcaacatatagagacagtccctacccaacagtgggctcacagtctagaagggggagacagagaacaaaaccaaacatattaacaaaatgaaataaatagaatagatatgtacaagtaaaatagagtaataaatatgtacaacatatatacatatatacaggtgctgtggggaagggaagtacttactctatatgttgccaacttgtgcttcccaagcgcttagtacagtgctcggcacacagtaagcgctcaataaatacgactgatgatgatgaataaacagCGCCATTTCCGGCCTACAGCGAGGTCACGGTGTGGCCTGGTCCGCCCTTGGCCGGAAGCTGGACGCtctgacatatttattactctatttattttacttgtacatatctattttattttgttaatatgtttggttttgttctgtctcccccttctagactgtgagcccactgttgggtagggaccgtctctataggttgccaacttgtacttcccaagcgcttagtacagtgctctgcacacagtaagcgctcaataagtacgattgattgatgggcccaGTGACCCTGGAGTCCCCTCTCCGACCCGGGGCCACCTTCCAGCACAGTGCTGGGTGGTGTGGCCTCGAGGCTCCTAACACTGTCTGGTAAAGATGGCTCCGGGCTCCGTGATGGACGCCCCCCGGGGCCTAGGGACCTCCGACCTCGCAACCAAACCGGGACTGACTAGGGCTCAGCCCTGTACTGAACGCTCAGCATCACGTGTTTGGCAggtaagatcagtcaatcaatcaatcgtatttattgagcacttactgtgtgcagagcactgtactaagcgcttgggaagtacaagttggcaacataagacggGCTCCCTGCCCGCCAGTATGTGGTGGGGGGGCGTCTAAGTGGCAGCGTATTGGTGTCTTCACTCGTTCTCCATTATCCAGCTTGTGGATTATCCAGGTGTCAGTcgatcgtacttatcgagcgcttaccgtgtgcagagcactgtactaagcgcttgggagagtgcaatgtaacggacacattccctgcccacaacgggcttacagtccagaggggcagacagatataagtgacagatatgtaccagagaagcagcgtggctcagtggaaagagcctgggcttgggagtcagaggtcatgggttctaatccctgctctgccacgtctgctgcgtgaccttgggcaagtcgcttcacttctctgagcctcagttgcctcatctggaaaacggggattaagactgtgagccccacaggggacaaccttgtatcccccccagcgcttagaacagtgctttgcatattgtaagcgcttaacgaatgccatcattattattattatgattattacctaagtgctgtggggctggggagggggatggataattcctctctgttcctttttGGCACTCACCCCCCACAAACATCACATCCATCACATTCCAACCTCCCAATGGGAGAGGCGACactttcccatttcacagatgaggaaatttttgccaatttgtacttcccaagcgcttggtacagtgctctgcacatagtaagcgctcaataaatatgattgatgatgatgaggaggaagccAAAgtcccaaggtcccgcagctggCCAAAGGGGCCCTTGCCTTTCTCTGGAACCGTGTCAAGGGTGTGGGGGGTAAGGGGGGACTCGATCACCTGACCTTCGAGGAGCATCACGTATGGAGGGgctgccctccaccccccccccagcctcagtttccctggcaGAGCCCGGCCCAGGTGCCAACAGGGGGAGAGTGGAGCcatgagatccctgccctcagggggccgTGTGGACACAGACGTTTACTGTGTAAGTAATAAAAATTTATTGATAACCGCAGGCTGCTGCCTCCCGtcccaggggaggagaggaaggagggagccggCCAGCACATCAGAGAAATCACATGTGGTCCTCACCCACCCAACTCGGGGGGGTCCCACCCTCCACCGGGGGATAGGGCGCAGGGCGGCAGCGGCACTTCATTCGTCCCGTGTACGTAGTGGGGGGGATTGGCAGGGCGCGCCAGGGGAGTCACGTGATGCTGGTTGGGCCCCCCGGGGCCctcggggttgggtgggggggcacCGAGGACCGGCGGCTCCTGAGACGCTCTTCTCTCACACTCACTTCTTGCCCTTGACCAGGAGACTGTCGCTGGGGAGAGACACGCGACCCATTCACtcatattttttagactgtgagcccactgttgggtagggactgttgccaacttgtacttcccaagcgcttggtccagtgctctgcacgcagtaagcgctcaataaatacgatttgagtgcttactgcgtgcacagcgctgtactgacccacctctccccttccctccacctcccggcgcTTGGGGCCTTCATCCCTCTGTCTTTAACAGCCTTCTTGTACGGTTTACTCTTCCTTTTGCCAAACGGCTCGTTGGGAGACTCTCACCTTAATATTACTTCCCCGTTCTCTGCccccaatagtatttactaaatacCCCtattccccactcccatccaccCGATCCGTGTGGGAGCACTGCCAGGGGAGCCCGAGGGCCAGGAAAGCAGGGAATGGCGGTTTCGGACGACCCGGCATCTTACCTTCCCCTGGAGAGCGGCGGAGGTGTCggaaagaggggtgggagagagagaaaaacccaTTTTAGCATCCTTGGGGCGGCCCGGGGAGACCGCCCGGCTGtgaccccgccctcccctccctccccggcttGGGGGGTAAAGTGAGGGAAGGCCCCGCTCACCGGGTGAAACTCTCGTCCTGTAGGTTCAGCACGAGGTTGTCGGCCGTCAGGTAGATTCGGTTCTGTGACGTGGCGATCTGGAGTCGGGTGGGGACGGGGCGTGTGAGCCAAGAGCGGCCGGGACCCGGccggccgccccccacccccgccccccgggcagcCCCCCGCCTCACCGTTTTGGAGATGTTCTGCGCAGCCCGGATCTTGCGCAGTTTGATGTAGCCGGGGTTCTTGCCCAGGGCCTCCCCGAGGTGGCAAGGTGGGTCAAGGAAAGCCACGGCCcggacccccggggaccccccccccgccgccgccctcccGATGGCCGTCAGACCCAGGAGTGTGCTCACTCTGGCCCAGAGCCCCccacccggcccggccccctgTGGGCCCTCCCTCCTGCGGGCGGCTGCCGAGGCTCGGGAGCAGCCGCGGGGCAGAGGGGGCCGGTCCTGCTTTCGATCTGGCCTTACAGCGGGGCCCGAGTGGCTGATGTGGCTCCCGCCAAGATTTCAGATCCCACCCCCCCGGGGGGCCGGAGGGCACAGGGCAGAGAGCTCCGGGCTCGTATTCGCCTTGGTCTCATCATCCGGCCGGAGCCGGTGGGGATGTCGGGGAGGGCGGTCCCAGCCCCCCCACCGGGGCCGCCGCCGCAAGAGGATATCATCTTGGCGGCCTCGGCCTCCCCCTCGGCCTGCACGATCTTCTGCCGCTGCTCCTGCTTGGCCTTCTCCACCAGAAACTGAGCGCGCTGGGCCTCTTgctgggctgggggcagagaCTCGGGGGTcagcggggccgggcccggcgcccccggctcccccgtcccccgccccgggCTCCCCCCGCCGCACTGACCCACTTGCTTGGCCTCCACGGCGGCCGTGTACTCGCGGCTGAAGCTGAGCTCGGTGATGGCCACGTCGTCCAGGATGAGGCTGAAGTCCTTGGCTCGCTCCGTCAGCTCCCTCCGGATCAGCAAGGACACCtgcggtgtgtgtggggggtccaGATGCAGCAGCCGGCGAGGGCCAGGGCAGGGGgaccaccccatcccctctcctgccctcctcgGGGTACCGACTATGGGTCCCGGGCCACGGGCATGAGGTAGGTTGGCCGCGGCCGCTCGGCAGGGaagtgggttccagtcccagctgggcccccgggtgaccttggccaagtcggtTAGCCTTCCGGGCCCCATTTCCTCACCCGGAAAACAGGGACAAGAAAAACAGGACACGGGTCTTCCAGtcggaagggtctgggttctaatcgtggctttgCCCTCGCCTGCCgtgcgacctggggcaaatccctccacctccctctgccccagttccctcagctgtgaaacggggatgaagaccgtgagccgcatgtgggacggggaccgtgtccaaccccatttgcttgtattcaccccagcgcgtagttcggtgcctggcacacggtaagcagatGCCACAGTTACGATTGTTATCATTAAACACGCTCCCTCTCCTAAACtacaagccccgtgtgggacagggaccgtctcacCTGACTGCCCCGtatcagggacacagtccctgtcccacgtggggcttgcggtcttaacccccattttacaggtgaggtaacggaggcacagagaattaaagcgaCTTCCCCGAGCTCAGAgcggccaggtggcagaggcaggattagaacccaggttcttccgactcccagactcgcAAGCGTTCAAGAGATGTCTGAGTCCCTGAAGTACGATTAGGCGGCAGGAGGGTCCGGGGGAGATGACAGGGTCgggggcccctctcccctccctcaaggcCAACCTGGGCCCGCTGGGTGATGAGTTGGGAGGCGTTGAACTTGGCCACGACGCTCTTGAGGACCTCGTTGACGATGGAGGGCAGTACCCGCTCCTCGTAGTCCAGCCCCAGGCGCT includes:
- the PHB2 gene encoding prohibitin-2, which translates into the protein MAQNLKDLAGRLPSGPRGMGTALKLLLGAGALAYGVRESVFTVEGGQRAIFFNRIGGVQQDTILAEGLHFRIPWFQYPIIYDIRARPRKISSPTGSKDLQMVNISLRVLSRPNALELPSMYQRLGLDYEERVLPSIVNEVLKSVVAKFNASQLITQRAQVSLLIRRELTERAKDFSLILDDVAITELSFSREYTAAVEAKQVAQQEAQRAQFLVEKAKQEQRQKIVQAEGEAEAAKMLGEALGKNPGYIKLRKIRAAQNISKTIATSQNRIYLTADNLVLNLQDESFTRGSDSLLVKGKK